cattcataatcatggtcacgcttaatcctttcatgagcaagaaagagtttccgtttagcagatccctcagtaccaggaacatacttcagcttggcatcactcacctcactcaagagacgaatttcaccacggggagcagcaatattacgaagactaacactccacggcttacggtttatgctgttgacataatccccaaaagaactgttaaagttccgaggagtgtaccactctctctcagcaggatttggaacatagcaggtcatcatagtctctcccttgctccgaagataacattccttcagtgaacgaagataattcccagatagttgtgacacggaacgattatgagtgttcgtagaagatccttcgcgactagccaacacgtcataataaaaggagtcacccaaCTTATATAAGGgaaacataagacccgcctcgaaggctccaaccgtagtcaacagatgaaactcgtcaaactgataattagcaaggagctcgtaggtgatattatcgtcaggagcatagaagcgaacctcaaaagcttggagttcatgtttttccttgaacatctcaagatcaatatggttgaaagtgaccttcttcttaccaactgaaatgatgcgtatcacggggacagttttcttcttcatctgcggaatcagaagtaggacccaattccgaagctttccttttagaaggaatatttgtagtacccttggagtacttccctttgaaagaaaccgcggtaGGAGGCGGcagagatttctgcggaggcactgaaggaggagccattgaacgaagggacGGAGCTTCCACCACTTCATTACGAGGATGAGGAGCCCGCacactcctagagtcatcacgaggaggagcccgcgtactcctagaatcttcacgaggacgagaaggggcgcggttaacagcatacctagacccgGAAGGGCCCTTCGTCATATCCCCCTTTTTTAGAAGGCATAATCTTCACACCGgaggaagacgaaaccctatgaccccgaggatcagattgcgaagacttgtgaggaccttccccaagtggtgATCTATcaggatctctacgcggaggggatcttggcggactagacggcggagtttggtaaggagcccgcggacgatcatacATTCTACAAGGAaatacaaaaacagtttagagaagaatacgaggagatcactaaagatcaaaaaacccataattgaaggttcatccggataaacatgaaaaaccctaagaaactaaaaaatactccatccgactccagggataatactcatacacagactcacagacgctgtaacaaagaacaggggaaaGAATATATGCTTTgacatgtatgatcttcatcacaaaaccaagaacacagcagcaggagacaaacggaTAAATATACAGATAAAATAATGGTGAACAACTGATAAGAAAATCCCATACCTGTataaaagaggacgacaagcactaaCTGCAGTAGAATAAAGTAGGATCGGAGATATCGACAGATACAGGGGCAGCAACAATCAAGAacgaaagaagcagaagaaagaaacagaaaatggaatgctatattcctcacaaggacggtgatagtaaatgactaaagaacaagaacaagagaacaagaagagaatgaacactgacaagaaaaggataaaagtttttttcacattctctttcctatttatgaagctagagaagacaataacgggagaagttaatgcaaagtgggaaacgtgtaggactaccattcttcttcaaaattgcaaaatacgcccaagttagaagaagaggggaaaattTTATGTACACCTCTGATCATCCTCCACGTGTATAGAAatagacacgtggaaggcatgtgaagcgagacatcaaaacatgatagcaagcatttcatcagaagatgccatcggtcaggagatctgacggtcagggacagagtaccacagaggtatgatggctcagaggagcaccagataataccccttgggtattaacgcacacaatcccgaggaagatcccagaccaacggccgagaggaagtttggctgacacagatgtgaccagacaaagagacagtTGTCTGACACGATCAGACATCCAtctgcccgcattaaataccaaagagatatacacgtgttgatcagctcgtggaagaagcgaggataacccttcgtgttcaagctcaggccgcggcatataccgaagacctctgcgtaataggcacaaagcacaagaagataagattacaacggcacttcagagatgggacccacgttctctccctataaatacccctctccaataAGAGAGAAGGGGAagaccattttggagagcaattagaggagaatataggagagagaaataggaagagtaagtaatccacctacttccgcagacccatGTATattccaaagtcattcgactatctttgtaaccattcagtacatagtgaaacaccaaaccccatggacgtaggccttagtgccgaaccacgtaaatctgtctcatttacatttctgcATCTTACATtccgcgttaaacttcatatgctttatatttatacttgtttcttgatttatttccttacacgaacattattcatgataatattcgactagacaatgacaagcccgaaggctttgagttgatgaatcgatataatcatcccgttacgcatacgatgtataattctagaattaggacgtatgcgaatattgtttgtgaacacttggatggCCTCGACATAATTGTGTTCACAACCTGGGTTCCTAATATCAAACTTTATTTCTTTTATAGCTACGGTCGTTAGATATTTCTATCTGGTATTGTAGATTTGAATGACCATGCAAGCTGTTCAATTAAATGAAGATGAGAAGTATGAACTGCTCGTCATGGAGACTGGTATGCTGTACATAGATGACCCACGGTTCGACTTTTGACTGAGGGAGCTATTAAGGGACTAGGGAGGGACAGTTCCGTTATCATACTGCTCGTGAAGTTTTTCAGTTTTTTACATGATTGTTCTCCCTAAATTTAGATAAAGTGCTTTCTTATTTAGAAATTTTGGTTTTGCGTAATTCCCTTGGATGATTTGCTTACTCGCTTAATTAAttattctttattattttttttttcctggaaacacagttaCTTGCTTGGATAGTAGTATAACAAAGTCTTTACAtaaattttaaatttatttttggaAAGTCCTATTAGTAAGCTAATAAGCTTGGACAGTATCTTCTTTTATCCAGAAGATAAAATAAAACATATTGTAAATTCTTAACTAGATTCAAACTAAAACATTTTGTATTTGGCAGAACATTTTGTAACTAAAAgaatggggaaaaatgatttttgaAAGTTTTTATGCACTGatttttaaaatgattttctCCATTAATTCTTCCTTGCGGACTCTATCTACTATGTGAGCTTGTTGCCAAACCCTATGAAAAGGTTCTGGCTTCTTCACCTTCTGTTATCAATTCTTCCTTGCCGACTCTTCTCCTATTATGAGCTTGTTGAGACATCTTCTCGATCAAGATTCATATATCCTTATTATCGTAGTATAAGCATCACCCAACGTCAACTACAAATTCACAAGTTTCTTGTTTCCCTGGCTAAAAAGGTTAACCAAGTTGAAAATGTAAATCCCATTCGCACTCGTGCTCTCTTTGCAATCAACAGGAACCCTAGTTTCTAGATACGCCGGTACATCATATTCACAATCATTCGAAGTAAGACAATTATCTATAACTTGCCAGTTTAACCTGGAGCCGATTTCGCTGATACAACTGCGAACTAACTAAAATGTAACCACACTCGAACGTCACTGTATAATTATCACTACACCAAtgacggacctacagctgggTTAAAGGAGACTTTAGCCCGGATAGGCTTCCCAGTCCACAaaccaatttctttttttttttttggtcgacCAAGACTTCTAGCCcggttcttaaaaaaaaatttatctttcCTGGATCCGTTCCCTACACTACACTGTATAATTGTACGCAGAAGCTACCGGATGACGATCAATACTTGTACATTTGTACGAACCTATCAGTTTCCACCGCATGTGCCTTCAGTCTTTTCCCCCCAACCGAACCCTAAAGCAAAGTCACCAACTCTCTCCATCTGTCCCATCTCTCCATCTATATTAGAGAAAGCACCGCCTCCATCTCACTTCATCTTTCCATTCacttcacttcttctcttcattcgCTCCAGAGTAGGCTTAAATGGCGACTTTTAGCCGTAAACGGCCGAGGAGAAGCACCATCGCTATGCAACCAGCTCCTGCTATGGAACATGGACATCAGATTAAGCACTCAGAGGACCAGGTTGTTCTTCTGTTTTCTTCATCTCTAGTTATTTTCCATGAAAACGATACTATGATTGTATTTGATATTTTTGAGTCTTACTTGTTAAAGTTGAAAAATATAGTCTCAGGAACTCCAAGTCTCAGTAACTTCTCTAACTTCTCGTCGGAGATCGCCGTTGCCGTCCCCGGGGAAATCTAGAGGAACAGGTtagacaatttttattttttttaattattattattattattattatttatttatttttaacttaGAAGGTTGATTGAGGTTAGACATCTGTGGCAAAGATTTTTGGGTTTTAGAATAATTTGTTCTTCTGTATTCATATCTAGTTACTTTCCATGGAAATGATACTATGATTTTatatcctagtttaattgggggccataacttccaattggggtcatggaattttgtttgcccccaAAATTTTCAGGTGTGTAAATATCGCAATATAAATATACTATTTTACTCTTCActaattgaaaatcagtttcactaattacCTATCCTAATTAAGGCCCCTAATCTATATAccctaattaaatcaaagagaaaatcagtttctcttttatcttcatcttcctctcctccctttctcttctccacctccaccattaacgactccacctccaccgagaaaaattcttcgaaccgattcatcgcgtaatcgttgatgataaaactttaatcgacgattaacttcttctacaaatatgGCTAAAACAAAGCAAACCGCTCGCAAAGCACTTCAAATTCCTAACCTTGTAAATACGGTGAATGCAAAGGCGTACGTGCGAAGAGCTCCTGAAGCAAGCAAATCGAAACCCAAAAAGGGAATGACTCCAATTAGAGGGTACGTGAACTTAAACCCACCTCCTATTCgatgttttggttttttttttgattgtgtaatcgagattggtaactgaaaaatagaagttacggagtgagagtcgttagcatcgaagaaataataccctaacgaatcttacattgcatgctttttctatgaaaaatcgttaacctgttagtgtaaatatgacgacccttgttctgCTACTTCGACCTTTTGTTCCATAGAATAGAGTCGTCGccatattaggttgaagatgacgactgtagtttgacgaccccaaattagtgcgtaacgactgtaggttgaacttgaactgccttctgttggagaaaacgatagagtcgtcagtagtatataatccctagactagagtcgttagtaatctataatccctagagtcgtcatctctttTAAAGGGTCGGCAGTTACTTGTTTGACGACCCAAGTTTAATCTTTAACGACCCTTTAAGGACCAAAATTATCCTCACTGTCTAATTTTTGCAAAGAGTCATTACCTTATAAATTACAGTCGTTATTTTGTAATGAAGAGTCGTTATTTTGTTAGACCATATCATTGACGAAtctttaactgatagagataaagttgtcttataaaaaaaaaattcgtgtttggaatgtagtgacaagaaaacgaaagacaaggttgaaatcacgataactcctccttcgaaacctccccgcaacgataaatacttacttgccggtccattgcgcggaagaaggccgagtgaggtatcattttctatcaccgaaccaagagacaaaggtaatgagttgtccgattcgtcagaatcagacactcctgttgtttcagctaacactagtgctgaagaagaagatgaacaagaagaagagcaagtagaggaggaacagggtgtagaacatgagatacaagaagaagagattcaagaagaagaagaggaacaagaagaagagcaagaagaggaggaagagggtgaaggtaatgttagtggtgatgatgaggatgatggtaatgaggaggaacaacataaaggtaataatggcggtgatgataatgatgatgaggaggaagagaatgaaggtaatgatgatgaaaaggatgaaggtggtgatgatggcaAAACCACTGttgaggatgaggaagagaatgcaaagccGAAAAAGCCGGTAAAGAGGGTTAAGAAGGATGGAACAGATATTGCACCCAGTGCGAGACACGTTCTCGCTACTCATTTGATGTTGCCTCCTCTTCGAGGTGGTAAACTTAGAGGAGAACCTAGAGATGGGggcaaagttctatttggatatcctGGATCGTGGGCTCATTGCATTAGTGAGACAATCGTAAGAATCCAAAATTTGCTTGCTATTTGATTAGTTGGTgctaacttgtttatgttttgttttttaaatacgtgtttgtttatgttttgtaggatcataaggatgCCGCATGTCTTTTCGGTCACCAATCTTCTTTCAAGAAAATTGAGTTGTGGCCGCTAgaaggtgaatgtgcaagagttagagatttggttgaaaaCTCAGGTTTGTACAATGTCGTTCTGAACTCTGTGATTGCGTATGACAAGgtcgcaatatctagtttctgtGAAAGGTATCACGCTGAAGTAGACACATTCCAActtccttttggtgagatggcgataactcctgATGACGCAGAACAGATATTAGGGTTGCAGGTCGAAGGCAAATCAACCGGTGAGAAGTTCAAGAGAAGACCTAGTTGGGAAGACATCTATACATGGACCAAGAACTTGTTTGGCTGGGATTCCGAGAAGACTAATGGGCTTTTCGAGAAGGGACCTAAGTAcccgaagaaagagttcaaacttgTAGATATTAGGAACATGTTTTCTGGGACAGAAAAGAAGGAGGTCTCTCTGATATGGAATGTCGCTATGCGGCGGCTGGGTATTTTTTGTATGTCCTTGCGTCGGTTATATTTCCTGACAGCAAAGGTGACCGGGTGAGCGTCAACCTTCTTCAGCTTTTGGATCCCTTGGAAGATGTGAGCAAGTACTCTTGGGGGACTGCCATAATTGCACAACTGAATGGTCATCTTTCTCAGGGATCTCGCAAACTAACTTCTCAAATTAATGGGAATTTGGCTCTAATCCAGGTATTTGGATTGAtgaaagttttcttatttttgtacattttaaaaattgaattatttatgtttatttcattggtTGCTATAGGTGTGGATTTATGATCATTTCCCATCACTGATCAAAGATAATGAAGATGTGGAACTCAACCCACAATGGAGCAAAGGTAGTCCAACGGGAACCAAATACTTGTTCACTGGTTCTCAAGATAGGGAACAAACTGATGCGTTGATACAAATGCGTCAAAAACTTGACAACATCACGGCTAAAGAGGTAGTCTTCAATCCGTACAAGAATAATAGAGTTGGCGCAATGGAAGATGTCGTGTATTACCATGGCCCTTTGTTTCACCCTAACGGTTTTTCAATGTAAAATCCGATAAGAATCATGCGTCAACTTGGTTTTATTCAAGATTCACCCGATGAGGATTATGTACCTCCATTCAAGCACAAGTTGGAAAAGTGTGAGGCTGACGAAGCGGGTATAAAGGTGGCTTATGAACCTGAATTTGATGTCAAGCATTGGAACGATAGACACTCTAGGCTTGTAGACATCTCATGGTGGGTGCATGCGGATGAAGGTCATGAGGCAACACCGGATTACGTCGAATGGTATGAAGGCTTCTCCCATGGTAGGGTGATATGGGTAGATCCGACTCCGGGTATGAGGACCAACAGAGCATccacatcttcttcttttcaagTCGACAGTAGAGATGCTACTTCCATTCTGACACTAGTGGTGAGTATTTAATTTTGTAATTGTGTTATTCATCTACATATAAGAGagttaatgtgaaattgtttttgAATGCATATAGAGGGAGCGAATGAAGATTCTTGTCAAGGCTTTTTGTTGCTCGGCTGACAAAGGGGAAGTGATGGATCCTGCGAAGCAACGTCGGTACGCAGATTACTGCACGCACATTGAAAATCCCAATGCAAAGAAGATGTTCAAGGAGCTGGCTAAGGAAGGTAAGAGGAGCCGGAAATCACGTAGCCAAAAAGCACAAGAAGTTGGTGATCATGGCCAAAGTAGCCAACATTATGATGAACATCCCTCACAGATACAAGAAATTAATAGAAAAGATGTTGGTTCCCCAGAGGGTGCTCCTCCTAAGAAAAGCCGGAGAGTTAGCAGGTCAGGGAGGCAGTAAGGTGGTGGTCGAGGTCGAGATGGTCGACTTCAACTTATGCTAATTTTACTTTATGAATTGAACTTAAGTGTGTGTTGAAACAACTTATGTGTTTGGTTTGGAGTCTTTGTTTCGAGTACTTTTATGTTTGGTAACTCCTGTGATTGTTGCAAATACTATGTTTTCAAGTATGCTCGTTAGAACCATGTAGTACTCCAATGCAGACAACATTTCCCTTCCTCATACCAAGGGTCGTCTTCTTCGTTTCATAGTACTTTGACGACCCTAATTGTATTTACCACTTCAACACACAGAGTCGTTAATATCCTCAAATAGAGATCTAACGACCATTTTcccaaaacatccaggagatggaAAGAATATTTCTGGATAGAGTCGTCAGTGTTTATAATGAAATCAATGACGACCCTTGGTTAACAAAATATATCCAGGAGGTTTGAATTTATTTGGCTCAAACAAATAACACGTTcattataaaacattaattaaacAATTTTCGTATGGATATACATTGACTCAAACAATAAAAACGTACCAAATCGGTCATATATGCTTGGGAGGTATCCGGGGCGACAATGTCGAGGGGTTCAGGTTGAGAGCTCACCCGTATAACCAACtacaaaaaaagaacaacaaaatcagtATAGGGTCGTCACTCTGTAAGATGTTAATATGACGACCCAGACAATCGTCAGCATAATTTACAGGTGAACGACTCTTTAAGTCGTCACCCAGATTTTCTGTAGACCAACGACCCTTTTCTCGATGTATGAAGACTCTTTTTTATAAAGTGACGACTCTACATTGATTGATATAACCAAATCTGCCCGGTTTTCACCTTGAATCGTCACCTTGTATACATATAAAATA
This is a stretch of genomic DNA from Papaver somniferum cultivar HN1 chromosome 1, ASM357369v1, whole genome shotgun sequence. It encodes these proteins:
- the LOC113330366 gene encoding uncharacterized protein LOC113330366, with amino-acid sequence MRQLGFIQDSPDEDYVPPFKHKLEKCEADEAGIKVAYEPEFDVKHWNDRHSRLVDISWWVHADEGHEATPDYVEWYEGFSHGRVIWVDPTPGMRTNRASTSSSFQVDSRDATSILTLVRERMKILVKAFCCSADKGEVMDPAKQRRYADYCTHIENPNAKKMFKELAKEGKRSRKSRSQKAQEVGDHGQSSQHYDEHPSQIQEINRKDVGSPEGAPPKKSRRVSRSGRQ